A section of the Mangifera indica cultivar Alphonso chromosome 12, CATAS_Mindica_2.1, whole genome shotgun sequence genome encodes:
- the LOC123193134 gene encoding cullin-4-like: MSLPNKRTISNINTTNTYHSSMKKAKSQAVACSVDPAKNGLHHDFNNANNPENDVVFDTSSMSLDEDLKTDESRAPAAANLGRKKAQPPQPAKKLVIKLVKAKPTLPSNFEEDTWAKLKSAIKAIFLKQPDSCDLEKLYQAVNDLCLHKMGGNLYQRIEKECEAHISAALQSLVGQSPDLVVFLSLVERCWQDLCDQMLMIRGIALYLDRTYVKQTPNVRSLWDMGLQLFRKHLSSYSEVEHKTVTGLLRMIERERLGEAVDRTLLNHLLKMFTALGIYTESFEKPFLECTSEFYAAEGMKYMQQSDVPDYLKHVEIRLHEEHERCVLYLDASTRKPLIATAERQLLERHISAILDKGFTMLMDGHRTEDLQRMYVLILRVNALESLRQALASYIRRTGHSIVMDEEKDKDMVSSLLEFKTSLDTIWEESFSKNEAFCNTIKDAFEHLINLRQNRPAELIAKFLDEKLRAGNKGTSEEELEGTLDKVLVLFRFIQGKDVFEAFYKKDLAKRLLLGKSASIDAEKSMISKLKTECGSQFTNKLEGMFKDIELSKEINESFKQSSQARTKLPSGIEMSVHVLTTGYWPTYPPMDVRLPHELNVYQDIFKEFYLSKYSGRRLMWQNSLGHCVLKAEFPKGKKELAVSLFQTVVLMLFNDAQKLSFQDIKDATGIEDKELRRTLQSLACGKVRVLQKLPKGRDVEDDDSFVFNEGFTAPLYRIKVNAIQMKETVEENTSTTERVFQDRQYQVDAAIVRIMKTRKVLSHTLLITELFQQLKFPIKPADLKKRIESLIDREYLERDKNNPQIYNYLA, from the exons ATGTCTCTCCCCAATAAACGCACAATCAGCAACATCAATACCACCAATACTTATCACTCCTCCATGAAGAAGGCTAAGTCTCAGGCCGTCGCCTGCTCCGTCGACCCCGCCAAGAACGGTCTCCACCATGACTTTAATAATGCCAATAACCCAGAGAATGATGTCGTTTTCGACACATCTTCTATGTCCCTCGATGAGGATCTTAAAACCGACGAATCTCGTGCCCCTGCCGCCGCCAATTTGGGACGCAAGAAAGCCCAGCCGCCTCAGCCCGCGAAAAAGCTTGTTATCAAGCTTGTTAAAG CTAAACCAACACTGCCCTCAAATTTTGAGGAGGATACATGGGCAAAGCTGAAGTCAGCTATAAAAGCTATATTCTTGAAGCAACCAGATTCCTGTGACTTAGAGAAGCTATATCag GCTGTCAATGATCTTTGCTTGCACAAGATGGGAGGAAATCTTTATCAACGGATTGAAAAGGAGTGTGAAGCACATATATCTGCAGCACTTCAATCATTGGTTGGTCAAAGCCCTGATTTGGTGGTTTTCTTATCACTTGTTGAGAGATGCTGGCAGGATCTTTGTGATCAGATGTTGATGATTCGTGGTATAGCATTGTATCTAGATAGAACATACGTGAAACAAACACCCAATGTGCGCTCGTTGTGGGACATGGGCTTGCAGCTTTTCCGGAAACATCTTTCTTCATATTCAGAAGTTGAGCATAAAACTGTCACTGGTCTTTTGAGAATGATTGAGAGAGAAAG ATTAGGTGAAGCTGTTGATAGAACTCTTCTTAATCATCTTTTGAAGATGTTTACTGCTCTAGGAATTTACACAGAAAGCTTTGAGAAGCCGTTTCTTGAGTGTACATCTGAATTTTATGCTGCAGAAGGCATGAAATACATGCAGCAATCAGATGTTCCAGATTACTTGAAGCATGTGGAG ATAAGGTTGCATGAAGAGCACGAAAGATGTGTTCTTTACTTGGACGCCAGTACAAGAAAGCCACTTATAGCAACTGCAGAAAGACAACTTCTTGAGCGCCATATATCTGCAATTCTAGACAAG GGGTTCACAATGCTGATGGATGGGCATCGTACTGAGGACCTTCAAAGGATGTATGTGCTGATTTTGAGGGTTAATGCCCTTGAATCGTTAAGGCAGGCTCTTGCATCTTATATTCGAAGAACTGGGCATAGCATTGTTATGGatgaagagaaagataaagatATGGTTTCCTCCCTTTTAGAGTTTAAGACTTCCCTTGACACAATATGGGAAGAAAGCTTTTCCAAAAATGAAGCATTTTGCAATACCATTAAGGATGCTTTCGAGCATCTAATTAATTTGCGTCAG AACCGACCTGCTGAGTTGATTGCAAAGTTTCTGGATGAGAAGCTTCGTGCTGGGAACAAGGGTACTTCTGAAGAGGAATTGGAGGGTACTCTTGATAAAGTTTTGGTTTTATTCAGGTTTATCCAG GGTAAGGATGTGTTTGAGGCATTCTATAAGAAGGATCTTGCAAAAAGGTTACTGTTGGGAAAGAGTGCTTCTATAGATGCTGAGAAATCTATGATTTCTAAG CTAAAGACCGAATGTGGTAGTCAGTTTACGAACAAACTTGAAGGAATGTTCAAG GATATTGAATTATCAAAGGAGATAAATGAATCCTTCAAACAGTCATCCCAGGCAAGGACAAAACTCCCATCGGGGATTGAGATGAGTGTTCATGTCTTAACAACAGG GTACTGGCCCACATATCCGCCCATGGATGTTAGACTACCTCATGAATTGAATGTTTATCAG GACATTTTTAAAGAGTTCTACTTAAGCAAGTACAGTGGAAGGCGCTTAATGTGGCAAAATTCATTAGGCCACTGTGTGTTGAAGGCAGAGTTTCCAAAAGGTAAAAAGGAGCTGGCGGTTTCCCTATTCCAG ACAGTAGTTTTGATGCTTTTTAATGATGCCCAAAAGCTTAGCTTTCAAGATATTAAGGATGCCACTGGCATAGAGGACAAGGAATTAAGAAGAACGCTACAGTCCCTTGCATGTGGTAAAGTTCGCGTCCTGCAAAAG TTGCCAAAAGGGAGGGATGTGGAGGATGATGATTCATTTGTCTTCAATGAAGGATTTACTGCCCCTCTTTATCGTATTAAG GTAAATGCAATCCAGATGAAGGAAACAGTGGAGGAGAATACAAGCACTACTGAGAGAGTATTTCAGGACCGACAATATCAG gttgATGCTGCAATTGTTCGGATAATGAAGACAAGGAAAGTCTTAAGTCACACCCTTCTGATAACTGAGCTCTTCCAACAG CTTAAATTTCCCATAAAGCCAGCTGATCTGAAGAAAAGGATTGAAAGCCTGATTGACAGGGAGTACCTGGAGCGTGACAAGAACAACCCACAGATATACAATTACTTGGCTTAA